CTAGAGTGATAGAAATCTGAATAAATTCTCCTTTTAGTATTAGATCCTCTCTTGCATAAGGAATTACCATGATGGATTGCTGCGCAGAGCTTACAACTCCAAGTGCGAATCTTGGTCAAGGGAAAGAATTCATTCCTAAACTGGTTTTTCTGCTTTGGCACATATGGAAAAGTAGGAATGCCCATCTTTTCAGAAATCAAAGCTCTACCTTCCAGGGGAGTACACCTTGGCTCAGCCACAAGAGAGAGAACCCCTTGAAGCTGAGAATTCCAGTGCTCCAGTTTGGGAACCTCCACCTCCAGGCGTGGTTAAAATTAACTTTGATGGGGCAACTTCTTCTCGATTGAATGCTGGTGCGCTAGCAGTTGTGGCCAGAACACAGTCGGGTGAAGTTTGTGGACGGAAATGTAGGCGTCTTTCCGGTAATAACAGAGTTAAATTTAGAGAAAGTATTagtcaaattataatttaatttattttaatttagatttatataaataattaaattgatttatacaTTAAAATGACTAAGTCAATATTGCAATCCAATCACTTACATTCGCCATTCCCAACGTGGGACTTAAATTCCCAGCATTAGTTATCCAGGCATTGGCTTGTCGTGAGGCCTTGCTACCAGCTCAATCAAAAGGTATGGAAGATATTGTTGTAGAAGGTGATGCTCTTCAGGTCATTCAATCCGTTCGGGGCCTCCCACCTCATGCTACTTTGAACTTAGCGTTCACTACTCATCATTTCTCATTAAGCTATGTAAAATGAAAGGATAACAATTTATTCCATAAAAATAATATTGCACCCATCATACATCCAAACGCATATAGCCTATGGAAACAGGCTGCCACACACCTATAGAGTTCCATTTTTAACAAGTCACACCTATAGAGTTCATTGGCAGTCACATTGCAGATTTTAATTTAGACCAGACTCCATACCACAATTCATATCAGGGTCTCAAGTCGCACCGTAAGCCATACCGTGGCCTAAGTTAGACCGGATGCCATATCGCAGTCTCAAGTTAGACCGTACGATATATCGCCAAAACTCTCACATGAAGTCCCACGTAAAGCTATTGAACGGCTGAATTAGCTGGTTTACAACTGTCCTAGATAGATGGTTTTACCGGTAATTAGATACAGATAATGGATAAACTTTGAGAAAGATTGCTACAGCGCCGCTGTTTCTATGTCTGATTCGATGAGTGGAATTCTTTTTCTTCCTTATTCTTGAATGATGAACTTTTATTTGATGCAAGTTGCAGCTTTTGATCTTAGAAAAAAAATGTATATCATCTAAATATAACCAGCAAATGAAATCTCATCTAGTTGGATAAGGATGAAGATGGTCCCCTGCCTTCACAAGTCTGGTAGATTGACAACATAAATTTGATAGTCTTGATAACGATaacaaatttaattttagaataaaaaaaaGCTAGTACTTAATTGCTTGCCAGCATATATACATAGCACACTCTAACCAGTTGCAACATTAAATTTTGGAATTCAAGATCAATGTTGATGCCAAATTTGAATGTTCAAGATTTTTAAAGTTTATAAGCAACAAAATCAATGATTTTTGGGATATTTCCGAAGAAAATCAAATGCTAATTGATTGAATTATATAACAGAAGGAAAATGAACCGAACTGCATTTTATTTCATATTTGATAAATTACAGAGTTTGAGAAAACCTGAATCTCAACCACATCAACCAACATATCTTCAGCAATCCCTTCTTAATTAGCGCACACAACACAATTTGGTAATACCAGATATAAAATTTGAACTTACTGGTCTTCTGGGAACCATAATTTAGCAATGTTCTTAAGCTGGCTTCTTCACAACAAGAACAGGGCACTTGGCATTGTGAATACAGTAGTTGCTGACACTTCCAAGGAAAGCCCTGTCCAGAACAAACTTGGGTTAGAGTTTCAGAAAACAGGATTATAAAACTGATCTTGCAGTTACAGgcaactagaaaaaaaaaaagaaaaaaaaaagattcaagAATTCgaagaaataaaaaaagaacTAACAAACCTCTGTATAGCACCCCGGCTATGACTGCCTAATACAAGAAGTTGGACGTTGTGCTTTTCTACTGCCTCACATATAGCCTCTTTGGGATCTCCAATCTCTGTCAATATCTCTGCAACAATCTGTGGCAACACAAAGTTGAAGAATAACACACAATATCTAGCAGAAATCATCATTTCCAAAAAAATTTCCTGAAGTAAAAGAGCAATACTATACCCCATGGTTGGCACAGATGCTTTTGGCTTTCTCCAGGAGAGCTAATGCAACCTTGTGTTGATTTTCTTGTATAGATGCAATCAAATCCGGAGCTGCAACCCCCAGAAAAAACAAAGAAATTCAGAAACAAATAAGAATCAAGAAAAATAAAAACACatgttgagattgagattttgagagagagagagagagaggaactaCTGACGAGCAGAACCAAAAGAGGAAGCATAAACATAGCCGAAGTTAGAATTGGACTGAGCAGTGAAGATGACAAGATCAGAGTTGGCTATGTCGTCTTTTAAAAAATCAAGGGCCCATTCGAGAGCGTAGTGGCTAAACTCGCTGTCATCTACTGCCACCATtaccttcttcttctccttctttccCTCTTCCATTTTCTTTCTTTGCGATTATGGCAATACCAGCTTAAACCCTTTTATAATCATCAAACTGTAGAACCTTTTTTTAAAATCTGTTGGCGTAAAAGTAACGGCTGATGATGACGATCACTGGTCGGCTGGGTCCATGGGCTACATGATCACAGCTCAAGGACCACGTGATGGTGAAGATCGCAAGATCAATGTGGAACATGATGTACATGATTGAGCCCGTTGGTCATACCTTACGATCAACATAGTCACGTGCCATAAAAATATTAGTAGTTGGGTCTCTAGAGAACCATGTGGCTAAAAAGTAAGAATTGGATCTCGTGCACGACTGTGCTATGTGCGGGCACCTTCCAAACCTGCCATTTGTTTtttataatttctcaatttttaattaattttcttcctGCAACCATTTATGCAGTCCCAATCATTATCTCCAGTAACTTTGCGCTCCATTAAAATTCAGTTCTATGATCATGTTTCCAAGATTTTTTTACTGTAAAATGAGAAGTATTGAAAGGTCTGATCTTCATGTTTCCATTAAAGCTTTCTTCCCAGGACATATGATGAAACTAAGAATCTGAACAAATATACAAAATTTCAGAAGAGGAAGATTTAAAAGTGCTTAGTGCTCACATTTTCTTTAGCAAGCGCatatgaaagttgtttttatcgGATACAAAAATAAAGAACTCAACAAATATGATGAATTCCATATTTCCATTTCAAGGGATTTCCTAGTTCTAAAGGTAATTCTGTGAAAATACCTTTCTAACATCCAGCCCATTCCCTCCAGTCCCCCCGCCGCCGCCCCCTGCCCCCGGTCTTCTTTTCAAGTAAAAATGATTAGAACAAGTAAGCATGGAAATTTTGCAATTTCTAGTGGTGATAAAACTAATTAGACTCATTTCTGAGAAATTTAACCAATTTTGATCTCAACTCGGATGGAATACGAACAGGGCGATAATTTTTGTCTAGCCAAACTGCTGTGGCTTTTGCTTCCAAAATAGGCTGCGGAAAACATAATCAGAGCCACTTAGCAAGTAAAAGAAAACTATGACCAGTGCAAGGATATTAATACCTCTTCATTTGGCAGTTTGAAGATGAAGTGATCAAAGTATAAGCGAGCAGCAGAGGAGCCAGAGATCCTCACCCTGACAACAAACCTGTCTCCACTCTAGTGGCCCCAAAGACAACAATGACAAAAGACATGATCAAAGTCCACACTAAGCTTTTATATGATAAACCATTTCTTGCTTTCGCCATTGAAGAACATTTCATAAGTACTGTGCACTGACTGCCCTTCTTAATCAAACAAAACATTTTTTGTTCTTTATAATGTTCGTTTATGATCATAAGCAAAACACATGGAAGATATACCCTAAGCAGAAATAAAATTGGGACAAGCCCAGCTAAAGCAGGCTATGATACAGCTTTGATAGTTTTAATGATAAAATGTACACACCATAGGAGATTCAAACTTTAAACCCTTTTAATAGCGAGAAATCATTCCTCCTTTTAACAACACTCGTCAAATTAAAGTCAAGAGTATTCCATTCTCTAGAAGATCCTAACAAGGCTAACATAGTACATATTGATGGGTGTTCAATGCCTGCTATTTTGTTCAGTATTGAAGAAAACATAGAAGCAACAAAGAATTGCAACAGACAATAGATCTGCATTCAGTACCTTATCATATAAACATACAAACTCGGTTTAGTAGTTCAAAAACATAAAGACCAAAAACATACTCTTAGAGGAGCAAGGAATTTGAGTGACAACTCTGACAGTGCCAATGCATCACCAGTGCGAGCAACAGCATCAGCACTGACACCAATCCTCTCCAAAAGTTCATGACGACCTGATTCAGATATTGAAGAACAGAAGAAGTAATCAATATATATCAGCTAACCATATAAATGAATCAAGAAGGTCCTTTTTCATGCAGTGAAAAATA
Above is a genomic segment from Hevea brasiliensis isolate MT/VB/25A 57/8 chromosome 17, ASM3005281v1, whole genome shotgun sequence containing:
- the LOC110658070 gene encoding acyl-acyl carrier protein thioesterase TE3, chloroplastic isoform X2, giving the protein MSLQALVSPVHVTLPVSRAKITWTHLRRPSLPASFRISRPPLPPLVRSLPILRSCTGLPFLDVKGGKGMSGFVEFELKVRDYELDQYGVVNNAVYASYCQHGRHELLERIGVSADAVARTGDALALSELSLKFLAPLRSGDRFVVRVRISGSSAARLYFDHFIFKLPNEEPILEAKATAVWLDKNYRPVRIPSELRSKLVKFLRNESN
- the LOC110658089 gene encoding universal stress protein A-like protein, whose amino-acid sequence is MEEGKKEKKKVMVAVDDSEFSHYALEWALDFLKDDIANSDLVIFTAQSNSNFGYVYASSFGSAPPDLIASIQENQHKVALALLEKAKSICANHGIVAEILTEIGDPKEAICEAVEKHNVQLLVLGSHSRGAIQRAFLGSVSNYCIHNAKCPVLVVKKPA